A genomic window from Glycine max cultivar Williams 82 chromosome 17, Glycine_max_v4.0, whole genome shotgun sequence includes:
- the LOC100803026 gene encoding mitogen-activated protein kinase kinase kinase 5 isoform X2, with product MPLSRKPLSPSTSTGAKQIPGGDFAPARRLTRQRKLRHLTNQDTGFFHSDEFSFLPGSPEFRSHGGSDHRSFSALPQPLPLPLPEAPLTRRAKSISSGCVHRRRLSSSVEQDGFTISRNTVYQDAVTVNSFSFNPKIEEGSQNHKFLSRVCPENNLLDSHPLPLPPRASSPKQLSVVLHQSRIKHHATENLPSVKGRWQKGKLIGRGTFGSVFHATNIETGASCAMKEISLIADDPTYAECIKQLEQEIKILGQLHHPNIVQYYGSETVGNHLYIYMEYVYPGSISKFLREHCGAMTESVVRNFTRHILSGLAYLHSNKTIHRDIKGANLLVNKSGIVKLADFGLAKILMGNSYDLSFKGSSYWMAPEVVKGSIKNESNPDVVMAIDIWTLGCTIIEMLTGKPPWSEVEGPSATFKVLLESPPIPETLSSVGKDFLQQCLQRDPADRPSAATLLKHAFVQNLHGQGVIVRSQSYTRGDLGQGQC from the exons ATGCCTCTTTCTCGCAAACCGCTTTCTCCGTCGACGTCCACCGGAGCCAAGCAAATCCCCGGCGGCGATTTTGCTCCGGCGCGGCGATTGACCAGGCAGAGGAAGCTCCGGCACCTCACTAACCAAGACACTGGCTTCTTCCATTCCGATGAGTTTTCGTTTCTTCCGGGTTCGCCGGAGTTTCGCTCCCACGGCGGTTCCGACCACCGGTCGTTCTCTGCTCTGCCGCAACCGCTGCCGCTGCCGCTTCCCGAAGCTCCGTTGACTCGTCGAGCAAAGTCAATCAGCTCCGGTTGCGTACATCGTCGTCGCCTTTCATCTTCGGTAGAACAAGATGGCTTTACTATTTCGAG GAACACAGTGTATCAAGATGCAGTGACAGTGAACAGTTTTAGCTTCAATCCGAAGATTGAAGAGGGATCTCAAAACCATAAATTTTTGTCCAGGGTGTGCCCTGAAAATAACCTTCTGGATTCACATCCCTTACCCCTTCCACCTAGAGCTTCATCACCAAAGCAATTATCTGTTGTGCTGcatcaatcaagaatcaagcaTCACGCTACTGAAAATCTGCCTTCAGTGAAAGGTCGATGGCAGAAAGGAAAACTTATTGGACGTGGTACTTTTGGAAGTGTTTTTCATGCAACCAACAT AGAAACTGGAGCCTCGTGTGCCATGAAGGAGATCAGTTTAATTGCTGATGATCCTACATATGCTGAGTGCATTAAACAACTGGAACAG GAAATCAAAATTCTCGGTCAACTACACCATCCCAACATAGTGCAGTATTATGGAAGTGAAACA GTTGGCAATCATTTGTACATATATATGGAGTATGTCTACCCGGGATCAATAAGTAAATTTTTGCGTGAACATTGTGGAGCTATGACAGAATCTGTGGTTCGCAATTTTACGAGGCATATTCTCTCTGGATTAGCTTACTTACATAGTAACAAAACCATCCACAG agaTATCAAAGGTGCAAACTTGCTGGTCAATAAATCAGGCATTGTGAAGCTTGCAGATTTTGGGCTGGCGAAAATT CTAATGGGGAATTCATATGATCTTTCTTTTAAGGGTAGTTCTTATTGGATGGCTCCAGAG GTCGTGAAAGGTTCCATAAAGAACGAATCCAATCCTGATGTTGTCATGGCCATTGATATATGGACCTTAGGGTGCACCATTATAGAAATGTTGACAGGCAAACCTCCTTGGAGTGAAGTTGAAGGG CCTTCAGCCACGTTCAAGGTACTGCTAGAGTCCCCACCCATACCTGAAACTTTATCTTCAGTGGGAAAGGATTTCCTCCAGCAATGTCTCCAAAGGGACCCTGCAGATCGACCATCTGCGGCAACGCTTCTTAAGCATGCCTTTGTGCAGAATTTGCATGGTCAAGGTGTTATAGTTCGTTCACAATCATATACAAGAGGAGACCTAGGACAAGGA